In Zingiber officinale cultivar Zhangliang chromosome 3B, Zo_v1.1, whole genome shotgun sequence, a single window of DNA contains:
- the LOC122055251 gene encoding transcription factor IBH1-like, producing MVALRFLRALSLVRCSGPGARSPSYRARGIRRAAYACMAASAGPRRAWSRALLRKIRRRPGRGLRRPRAVIRRRRPVGGGDPLEVALRRLVPGGGCMEYCRLLEEAADYVKCLAMQVRLMQTIVDSASHVNSID from the coding sequence ATGGTGGCTTTGCGCTTCCTCCGCGCGCTCTCCCTCGTCCGCTGCTCCGGCCCGGGGGCCCGCTCGCCCTCCTACCGAGCGCGCGGAATCCGGCGCGCCGCCTATGCCTGCATGGCCGCCTCCGCCGGGCCCCGCCGGGCGTGGAGTCGCGCCTTGCTACGTAAAATCCGACGACGTCCCGGCCGAGGTCTTCGGAGGCCGAGGGCTGTGATTCGGAGACGCAGGCCCGTCGGCGGTGGCGATCCGTTGGAGGTGGCGCTCCGGCGGTTGGTGCCCGGCGGAGGCTGCATGGAGTACTGCAGGTTGCTGGAAGAGGCTGCTGACTACGTGAAGTGCCTGGCCATGCAGGTAAGGCTCATGCAGACCATTGTGGATTCTGCGTCTCATGTTAATTCGATCGATTAG